A stretch of the Bacillaceae bacterium S4-13-56 genome encodes the following:
- a CDS encoding flagellar hook-length control protein FliK produces the protein MNTIIQSMPTSSINSLFMGNKIPEGNTSPFSLLFSSETSKDLEIDTLAMNNLTPIIEDLLRSISKLLNSLQEGEKPAPNQEEKELESISQLIEDLSSQNQLFEGIKRSLTEEFATFSSEEKMELLTFIKKHVIEMDETATTSNYIQSFFIDTAQVMMTPNFSDLDVEKITSITQSLYTYSEMISKEVNRFLAHSGDSTEQLKAAALILQQLRELTSFLKQQSIQVNDSSQLFKRIFSGGKLESNQQEMIQILVQNYLRRTSTTPKGNYVQNATVTTQDISKWITQAMERQGMTLKTTNQTLYVPEGNSMPMSKIEQYIIRLPVNQQQQRQFLQEFQKVVQKSQFLQQGGVQQLSIRLQPENLGNMLMRFVEVDGEMVVKITVTSLAAKELLEGNLHQLKHMFSPHQVVVEKQETLQQQSFLSQKQQEQLNKEQQSRQEQQQQQRQENPKEDHEESVFKEFLLNMKV, from the coding sequence GTGAACACGATCATACAGTCAATGCCAACTTCTAGCATCAATTCGTTGTTTATGGGCAATAAAATACCAGAAGGAAACACATCACCCTTTAGTCTCCTTTTTAGTTCCGAAACGTCAAAGGATTTAGAAATCGATACGTTGGCTATGAACAATCTTACTCCAATTATTGAAGATCTTTTAAGAAGTATTTCTAAACTACTAAATAGCCTACAAGAAGGAGAAAAACCGGCTCCTAATCAAGAGGAAAAGGAGTTAGAGTCGATTAGTCAGCTTATAGAAGATTTGAGCTCTCAAAATCAGCTTTTTGAAGGAATAAAGCGAAGTCTGACAGAGGAGTTTGCAACTTTTTCTTCAGAAGAAAAGATGGAACTTTTGACATTCATAAAAAAACATGTCATTGAAATGGATGAAACTGCAACAACGTCTAATTACATCCAGAGTTTTTTTATTGATACAGCTCAAGTCATGATGACACCTAACTTTTCAGATTTAGATGTGGAGAAAATAACCAGTATTACTCAAAGTCTATACACCTACTCTGAGATGATCAGTAAAGAGGTTAATAGATTTTTAGCTCATTCAGGGGATTCGACTGAACAGTTAAAGGCGGCAGCACTAATTTTACAACAACTGAGGGAACTAACTAGTTTTCTAAAACAACAAAGTATCCAAGTGAATGATTCGAGTCAGTTATTCAAACGGATTTTTAGTGGAGGGAAACTTGAATCGAATCAACAGGAAATGATTCAAATACTGGTTCAAAACTATTTACGAAGGACATCTACAACTCCTAAAGGCAACTATGTACAGAATGCAACAGTCACTACACAAGACATTTCCAAATGGATAACACAGGCTATGGAACGACAAGGGATGACATTAAAAACTACGAATCAAACCCTTTATGTTCCTGAGGGTAACAGTATGCCAATGTCTAAGATTGAACAATACATTATACGTCTCCCAGTAAACCAACAGCAACAAAGACAATTTTTACAAGAATTCCAAAAAGTAGTTCAAAAAAGCCAATTCCTTCAACAAGGAGGAGTTCAACAGCTTTCCATTCGTCTACAGCCCGAGAATCTAGGAAACATGTTGATGAGATTTGTAGAAGTTGATGGGGAAATGGTTGTTAAAATTACAGTAACAAGCTTAGCAGCAAAAGAATTATTGGAAGGTAATTTGCACCAGCTTAAACACATGTTTTCTCCTCACCAGGTAGTTGTAGAAAAACAAGAAACTCTACAACAGCAAAGCTTTCTTAGTCAAAAGCAGCAGGAACAATTAAATAAAGAACAGCAATCAAGGCAAGAACAACAACAGCAACAAAGACAGGAAAACCCAAAGGAAGATCATGAGGAATCCGTATTTAAGGAATTTTTATTAAATATGAAGGTATAG